The sequence ATGTTCTTCACAGTGTTTGCTCCAGCGCTGCATGGCTATACTTAACGAAAGAGATGCAAATCCTCCTACTTATGTTGCTTGGGCCGAACAAGTGCTTAAGCTAGTTGGAACCTAATAATTGCTAGGAAACATCTCAATTACGGTTGGCGATCGATGCGAGCAGCGCTGTCGCTTGCATTAGGGAAATTAGCAATGTAGCTGCAAGCAATCCAAGTGAGACGGGCAGCCGAAAGGCATCGTCACCTTGTAAAAGGAAATATGAGTGAATGCTAACTGCGGTGATGCCTCCTGCCACTAGCAACCAGGAGACAGCAATACCAGCAGTGCGACCTT comes from Pseudanabaena sp. PCC 6802 and encodes:
- a CDS encoding DUF6713 family protein; translated protein: MLAKSTLPWLYLANSTVLIAHQIDAAYWHEWELFGMPGGIQLNLLLNIPLVALILFGQQRLAQGRTAGIAVSWLLVAGGITAVSIHSYFLLQGDDAFRLPVSLGLLAATLLISLMQATALLASIANRN